In a single window of the Bacteroidales bacterium genome:
- a CDS encoding GAF domain-containing protein produces the protein MNIKIIVSSFVLFFAITINIYGNDTTNTFHFGKPVIKNISFSDYSVSPQVWAITQTDNGLIYIGTNKGVLEYDGQEFRIIETTNNSAVRSLHYHSDGKIYVGAINEFGVLEINASGVLDYRSLSSQMDSISFTNTWSISSNNNGVYFSCDLNSIYRYYNKKLAKLSISPDITRFRIFQINKHIILINEKKEISVIYGDSIISIFHFYNIPISNFRSILLKNENELLISFSLGQLLTIKLKNNTIENALSNKKLIPDNLIELSLTNLNCDVKNLKIYKALKTSKQKFVFATYSGLIICDKNLNIEYLIDKKDGFPSNSLFELFEDKLGNIWVGGQRGLSIVEINLPFRYMDEQNGLEGTVLSLYNNSNSVYIGTTKGIYNIPNKAEYGIRNKYKLNDLSNDYLWTLSFLNLYNNDSSKTYLLASTLYDIVLIDEKKIRSILKLYAANDLCTSFKVQNKIYAGTTYGLYALQVNYCKNNSLLIDCSIDNNEPVINDNILNLAQDQYGNIWVSTRLNGIYYLKINSVNDSIYYESFHYDKSVNLPALKNIYIKIINDIVYLITNNGIYFLENPVQDPKSYTFKPFDELNKNIQSLQEIGNFTSDANNNFWIGSGSTIYKASGNKNKTFDISKFTIEFIPYTNDRTFIFDNEKNLWFGSENKLIIYNPNLLHIPQQKLNLLLRKIQIGDSAIFFGYENKDIIKINNSVFLKKEKIDYADNSLVFTYAYPYFSGTSKIQYSVQLSGYEKEWSHWTKDCKAKYTNLSEGSYSFNVKAKNIDNIETKISRFKFEIAPPWYRSIFAYFGYLFLFVILIFSIIKYYSYQLRIKNIQLEKIVHQRTLEINEQKKEIETSYQNLSLLSKIGQKITQNLTAETISEAVYESINKLMDASIFVIMSYNEKNNRLVVSGGMEKGKKLPEFYYDLDDSNRYAAYCFNKQEKILIGDSSVEYKKYIPNRPPPKAGENASSIIYLPLTLNQEKIGVLTVQSFAKNAYNKSHLDIIKNIGVYTSIALLNAKAISKIENQKKEIEFQTQKLFIANRELEKLSIVANKTTNAVVIMDAKGNFDWVNQGFNDLYETTFDKFIKERGHNVFKLTDDQNVLKELSRCIKDKVALTYEFSTKKKSGETLFIQTTLTPLLDDEGNLKKIIAVDTDISKIKEAENNIKFQKEQIEKSFQNIKLLSEIGKEITTNITFENIITTIYEHINYLMDAPIFAVGLYNPVKNTLDFFGKESSNSDLFKSSDDLTNKQLISVICYNCQETIFINDFSQYKKQFSLYKLFVIQKERQLQSLIYIPLTVKDKKIGVITAQSFEKNAYTNYHLDMLKNIAVYAAIALENANAIHQIEIQKEELEQQKEELQITLNNLEKTQQQLVESAKMAALGNLVAGVAHEINTPIGIGLAASSTLLNKSKTLRELYNSQKMTKPDLEEYIASSILANELIYNNLERTGELVKSFKQVSVDQSTESQRVFNLQKYLTDIVRSLHSKLKQKNITIETNCKENLEINSYPGVFAQIFTNLILNSITHGFKNKKTGEISIDAKTVKNNLIIEYSDNGIGIKEEILPKIYDPFFTTNMIEGTGLGMNIVYNLITQKLKGSIDCISRLNQGVYFIIKLPLHH, from the coding sequence ATGAATATTAAAATAATTGTTTCCTCTTTTGTCTTATTTTTTGCTATTACCATAAATATATATGGTAATGACACAACAAATACTTTCCATTTTGGCAAACCGGTTATAAAAAATATTTCATTTTCTGATTATTCTGTTTCTCCTCAAGTGTGGGCTATTACACAAACAGATAATGGACTAATTTACATTGGAACTAATAAAGGAGTTCTTGAATATGACGGGCAAGAATTCAGAATTATTGAAACTACAAATAATTCAGCAGTAAGATCACTACATTACCACTCCGATGGAAAAATATATGTTGGTGCAATAAATGAATTCGGTGTGCTGGAAATTAATGCTTCCGGTGTATTGGATTATCGTTCCTTATCCAGCCAAATGGATAGCATTAGCTTTACAAATACATGGAGTATATCATCAAATAATAATGGTGTGTACTTTTCTTGTGATCTTAACTCAATTTACCGATATTATAATAAAAAACTTGCCAAACTGAGTATATCTCCTGATATAACACGATTCCGCATCTTTCAAATAAATAAACACATCATTCTTATCAATGAAAAAAAAGAAATCTCGGTAATTTATGGTGATTCTATCATTTCAATTTTCCATTTTTATAACATCCCGATTAGTAACTTCCGAAGCATTTTACTAAAAAACGAAAATGAGCTATTAATTTCTTTCTCCCTTGGTCAGCTTCTTACAATAAAGCTAAAAAATAATACAATAGAAAATGCTCTTTCCAACAAAAAGCTTATTCCTGATAATTTAATCGAATTATCATTAACAAATCTAAATTGTGATGTAAAGAATTTAAAAATCTATAAAGCATTAAAAACATCGAAACAAAAATTTGTTTTTGCAACTTATAGTGGTCTAATAATCTGTGATAAAAACTTAAATATTGAATATTTAATTGATAAAAAAGATGGTTTTCCATCAAATTCCTTATTTGAATTATTTGAAGATAAATTAGGAAATATCTGGGTGGGAGGACAAAGGGGTTTGTCAATTGTTGAAATCAACTTGCCTTTTCGGTACATGGACGAACAAAATGGACTTGAAGGAACAGTATTATCATTGTACAATAATTCTAATTCTGTTTATATTGGTACAACTAAAGGGATTTATAACATCCCGAATAAAGCTGAATATGGTATCAGAAATAAATATAAGCTTAATGACTTATCAAATGATTATTTATGGACCCTCTCATTTTTGAATTTATACAATAATGATTCATCCAAAACTTACTTATTGGCTTCTACGTTATATGACATTGTATTAATAGATGAAAAAAAAATTAGAAGTATCCTTAAGTTATATGCAGCTAATGATTTATGTACTTCTTTTAAAGTTCAAAATAAGATTTATGCGGGAACCACTTACGGATTATATGCTTTACAAGTCAATTATTGTAAAAATAACTCCCTGTTAATTGATTGTTCAATTGATAATAACGAACCTGTTATCAATGATAATATACTAAATCTCGCTCAGGATCAATATGGGAATATTTGGGTGAGTACTCGATTAAATGGCATATATTACCTGAAAATCAATTCCGTTAATGATTCAATCTACTATGAATCTTTTCATTATGATAAATCTGTAAATTTACCTGCATTAAAAAATATTTATATAAAAATTATTAATGATATTGTTTATCTTATTACTAATAATGGTATATATTTCCTTGAGAATCCGGTTCAAGACCCTAAAAGTTATACATTCAAGCCTTTTGATGAACTGAATAAAAATATACAATCATTGCAAGAAATCGGGAACTTTACTTCCGATGCCAATAATAATTTTTGGATTGGCTCAGGAAGCACAATATATAAAGCTTCCGGTAATAAGAACAAAACATTTGATATTTCAAAATTTACAATTGAATTCATACCTTATACAAATGATAGAACTTTTATTTTTGATAATGAAAAAAATCTTTGGTTTGGTTCTGAAAACAAATTGATAATATATAATCCAAATCTACTTCACATTCCTCAACAGAAATTAAATCTTTTATTACGAAAAATACAAATCGGGGATTCCGCCATATTTTTTGGCTATGAAAACAAGGATATAATTAAAATAAATAATTCAGTTTTTCTTAAAAAAGAAAAAATCGATTATGCAGATAACTCATTAGTTTTTACTTATGCTTATCCTTATTTCAGTGGAACATCGAAAATACAATACAGTGTTCAACTTTCAGGTTATGAAAAGGAATGGAGCCACTGGACAAAAGATTGCAAAGCTAAATATACAAATTTATCTGAGGGTAGTTATTCATTTAATGTTAAAGCAAAAAACATAGATAATATTGAAACAAAAATATCAAGATTCAAGTTTGAAATTGCACCACCATGGTATAGATCAATTTTTGCATATTTTGGATATTTATTCTTGTTTGTCATATTGATATTCTCAATAATTAAATATTATTCTTATCAACTAAGAATAAAAAACATTCAATTAGAGAAAATAGTTCATCAAAGAACACTGGAAATAAATGAACAAAAAAAGGAAATAGAAACATCCTATCAAAATCTTTCTCTACTGAGCAAAATTGGTCAAAAAATAACACAGAATTTAACTGCCGAAACTATCTCTGAAGCTGTTTATGAAAGCATAAATAAACTTATGGATGCCTCCATATTTGTAATTATGTCTTACAATGAAAAAAACAACCGTCTTGTTGTTTCCGGAGGAATGGAAAAAGGTAAAAAGCTGCCTGAATTTTATTATGACTTAGATGATTCTAACCGTTACGCTGCTTATTGTTTTAATAAACAGGAAAAAATATTAATCGGAGATTCTTCAGTTGAATATAAAAAGTATATACCCAATCGACCTCCCCCAAAAGCAGGAGAGAACGCAAGTTCAATAATATATTTACCCCTTACTTTAAATCAGGAAAAAATTGGTGTATTAACCGTTCAAAGCTTTGCTAAAAACGCTTATAACAAAAGTCATCTTGACATTATAAAGAACATAGGCGTTTACACTTCAATTGCTTTGCTTAATGCAAAAGCCATTAGTAAAATTGAGAATCAGAAAAAAGAAATAGAGTTCCAAACACAAAAGCTTTTTATTGCCAATCGGGAACTCGAAAAGCTTTCAATTGTTGCAAACAAAACAACAAATGCCGTGGTTATCATGGATGCGAAAGGAAATTTTGATTGGGTAAACCAGGGATTTAATGATCTTTATGAAACAACTTTTGACAAATTTATAAAAGAAAGGGGACATAATGTTTTTAAACTTACCGATGACCAAAATGTTCTTAAAGAATTGTCGCGGTGTATAAAAGATAAAGTGGCTTTAACCTATGAATTTAGCACTAAGAAAAAATCAGGGGAAACATTATTCATCCAAACAACATTAACTCCATTATTAGATGATGAAGGAAATTTGAAAAAAATCATCGCTGTAGATACGGATATTAGCAAAATAAAAGAAGCCGAAAATAATATTAAATTTCAAAAAGAACAAATTGAAAAATCATTTCAGAATATTAAGCTGCTGAGCGAAATCGGTAAAGAAATTACCACCAATATAACTTTTGAAAATATTATTACTACAATATATGAGCATATTAATTATCTGATGGATGCACCAATTTTTGCTGTAGGTTTATACAATCCTGTGAAAAACACCTTAGATTTTTTTGGAAAAGAAAGCAGCAATTCTGATTTGTTTAAAAGTTCTGATGATTTAACAAACAAACAGCTTATATCAGTTATTTGCTATAATTGCCAGGAAACAATTTTTATAAATGATTTTTCACAATACAAAAAACAATTCTCTCTTTATAAACTGTTCGTTATTCAAAAAGAAAGACAGTTACAGTCCTTAATATATATACCCTTGACTGTAAAAGATAAAAAAATTGGTGTTATTACTGCTCAAAGCTTCGAAAAAAATGCTTATACCAACTATCATCTCGATATGCTAAAAAATATTGCTGTGTATGCTGCAATAGCACTTGAAAATGCAAACGCAATACATCAAATAGAAATACAAAAAGAAGAATTGGAACAACAGAAAGAAGAACTGCAAATCACATTAAATAACCTTGAAAAAACTCAACAACAATTAGTAGAATCGGCAAAAATGGCAGCACTGGGAAATCTTGTAGCAGGCGTTGCACACGAAATAAATACCCCGATTGGTATTGGTTTAGCTGCTTCTTCTACATTGTTAAATAAATCTAAAACATTGCGTGAATTATACAATTCACAAAAAATGACAAAACCTGATCTTGAAGAATATATTGCTTCAAGTATCCTTGCAAATGAACTTATATATAATAATCTGGAACGAACCGGTGAACTGGTAAAAAGCTTTAAACAGGTTTCTGTTGATCAATCAACTGAAAGCCAGAGAGTTTTCAATCTTCAAAAATATCTGACAGATATAGTTCGTAGCCTGCATTCTAAGCTAAAGCAAAAAAATATTACAATTGAAACTAACTGCAAAGAAAATCTTGAAATAAATAGTTATCCGGGTGTTTTTGCCCAGATTTTTACAAACCTGATTCTCAATTCTATTACACATGGTTTTAAAAATAAAAAAACAGGGGAAATTTCTATCGATGCCAAAACAGTGAA